A window of the Tunturibacter empetritectus genome harbors these coding sequences:
- a CDS encoding TetR/AcrR family transcriptional regulator — protein sequence MAKSKKALTSAPTDKSEALTEHLLDVAASFFLKNGFAGSSVTQIAREARASKESFYSRFPTKEDLFRAVIQRQTDHMSGKMSALFISDAPIAVTLTSFGEGFLARFMADDTITLQRTLSLDRGKFPELGRMFYELGPARMIGALSRYLEQQVSQSKLRELNSEAAAHHFLGLIISETMLKVTLGVSPKPNKDAQQRIVKSAVDVFLHGYTK from the coding sequence ATGGCGAAAAGCAAAAAGGCCTTAACATCTGCACCGACCGACAAGTCTGAGGCCCTAACCGAACACTTGCTGGATGTCGCCGCCTCCTTTTTCCTAAAGAACGGATTTGCAGGGTCGAGCGTTACCCAGATTGCGCGTGAGGCGCGTGCTTCGAAGGAATCGTTTTATAGCCGCTTTCCAACCAAAGAAGATCTCTTCCGTGCGGTGATTCAACGGCAGACCGACCACATGTCAGGCAAGATGAGTGCGCTGTTCATATCTGATGCCCCTATAGCGGTCACATTAACTTCATTTGGGGAAGGATTTCTAGCGCGGTTCATGGCGGACGACACCATTACACTCCAACGAACGCTCTCCTTGGACAGAGGTAAATTCCCAGAGCTGGGGAGAATGTTCTATGAGTTAGGACCGGCGCGGATGATAGGTGCTCTAAGTCGCTATCTCGAACAGCAGGTTTCTCAAAGCAAACTTCGGGAACTCAATTCAGAAGCTGCCGCGCACCATTTTCTCGGTCTCATCATCTCCGAGACAATGCTGAAAGTGACGCTCGGCGTTTCTCCAAAGCCAAATAAAGATGCACAACAACGCATAGTCAAATCCGCGGTTGATGTGTTCTTGCACGGCTACACGAAGTGA
- a CDS encoding efflux RND transporter periplasmic adaptor subunit — translation MDDSTQRTEGSKKVSAGKVDTQAPDHSSPETASSPHRHRLWAWLLGVGVLLALIIVAVVRKPKSTTTSVDTTQPAVANIMASQARLGDMGTYIEALGTVTPLATVNLYSQVNGKVDAVHYVEGQMVRRGDPLIDIDPRPYEAQLLEAQGTLAHDRAVLAQAEMDLARYKDASSQQAIARQTYEDQVHTVDQNRGTVQNDEGQVKYAQVQLSYCHINSPISGRVGLRLVDPGNTVFSGSSTAIVVITQLQPITVVFNVSEDSLGQVHDQILRRKTLPVDVLDRSQMTKIASGKLLTLDNQVDTSTGTVRFRGQFDNDALTLYPNQFVNARLLVKTLRGVVLIPTAAVQRNGAQAFVYIIDNGTAKIRNVTEASTEDNVAAVNGINAGDVVSVTGFDKLLDGSKVNVQGIVPFGNSDNLPNASAKTAGR, via the coding sequence ATGGACGACTCGACACAGAGGACTGAAGGCTCAAAGAAGGTGAGCGCCGGCAAAGTCGATACGCAAGCGCCAGACCATTCTTCTCCAGAAACTGCATCGTCACCGCACCGACACCGCCTCTGGGCATGGCTTCTAGGCGTGGGCGTGCTTCTTGCGCTGATCATCGTTGCTGTCGTGCGTAAGCCAAAGTCTACAACCACTTCTGTCGATACAACTCAACCAGCTGTTGCGAACATTATGGCCTCTCAGGCGCGCCTCGGCGATATGGGGACATATATTGAAGCACTGGGCACGGTGACGCCGCTCGCGACGGTCAATCTTTACAGCCAAGTCAATGGCAAGGTGGATGCCGTGCATTATGTCGAAGGCCAGATGGTGCGTCGTGGAGATCCGTTGATCGATATCGACCCCCGCCCCTACGAGGCGCAACTCCTGGAGGCCCAAGGTACGCTAGCTCATGATCGTGCCGTCCTCGCGCAGGCGGAGATGGACCTTGCGCGTTACAAGGATGCTTCCAGCCAACAGGCTATAGCCCGGCAGACCTACGAGGACCAGGTGCACACCGTGGACCAGAATCGCGGGACGGTGCAGAACGATGAAGGTCAAGTCAAATACGCTCAGGTGCAATTGAGCTACTGCCACATCAACTCACCGATCTCTGGACGGGTCGGGCTGCGCCTCGTCGATCCTGGGAACACCGTTTTCTCCGGCAGCTCAACTGCCATCGTCGTCATTACACAGCTCCAGCCGATCACGGTCGTCTTCAATGTGTCGGAAGACAGTTTAGGACAGGTCCACGATCAGATTCTTCGGCGCAAGACCTTACCGGTGGACGTGCTGGACCGCTCGCAAATGACGAAGATCGCCTCCGGAAAACTTCTTACTCTGGACAATCAGGTCGATACATCGACGGGCACTGTGCGTTTCCGCGGCCAATTCGACAACGACGCATTAACGCTCTATCCGAACCAGTTTGTAAATGCGCGCCTGCTGGTAAAGACGCTCAGGGGCGTCGTTCTAATTCCTACGGCGGCGGTGCAACGGAACGGTGCGCAGGCGTTCGTTTACATCATCGATAACGGCACCGCAAAGATCAGAAACGTCACGGAGGCTTCCACCGAGGACAATGTGGCTGCCGTCAACGGTATCAACGCCGGCGATGTTGTGTCCGTCACAGGCTTCGACAAGCTCCTTGACGGCTCGAAGGTCAACGTGCAGGGCATCGTTCCCTTTGGCAACAGCGACAACCTCCCGAATGCTTCGGCGAAGACGGCGGGCAGGTAG
- a CDS encoding efflux RND transporter permease subunit: MSPSRIFILRPVATALLMTAILVVGIAAYFTLPVSALPEADYPTIQVQTFYPGASPDVMSSAVTAPLERQFGQVAGLTQMTSTSSDGSSVIVLQFALTLNIDVAEQEVQAAINAAQAYLPTDLPVPPVYSKSNPADAPVLTLALTSSTIPLSKVEDLVDTRLAPKISQLSGVGLVTISGGQKPAVRIQTNPVALASYGLNLEDLRNALTATTVNSAKGSFDGQSQAFQINANDQLLSSAGYRDVLVAYKNGAPVMLTDVAKISDGVENEKLAAWMNQTPAILLNIQRQPGANTIAVVDEVEKLLPKLQATLPSAVNVKILTDRTTTIRASVKDVQFELMLTIALVVMVIFIFLRNFAATIIPSVAVPLSLVGTLAVMHFLGYSINNLTMMAFTISTGFVVDDAIVMIENISRFLEEGMNPMEAALKGAEQIGFTIISLTISLIAVLIPLLFLGEVVGRLFREFAVTLAVTVLISAVVSLTLTPMMSSRILRHKAESEQNGFYRWTEGIFKRIIAAYGRSLQWVLRHETPALLVALATLLLTVFQYIEIPKGFFPTQDTGIIQAVSQAPESISFAAMSRKQQELSTEILKDPAVESISSFIGADGINTTLNSGRIQINLKPQQTRHISATDVIQRLQKRLRNVQGIQVYMQPVQDLTVDDRVSRTEYQYTLEDPDTLELNQWTSRLVTELHKLPQITDVATDQQTNGVSANLTIDRATASRLNITPDQIDSTLYDAFGQRQISTLYTQSNQYHVILETLPQFQQSPGKLNDIYIQGSTSSSSSSAQSTSGRTSSGSNGTPTTLTPSSNESLASTTPTSVLASSSSGSNGSSGNMASSGQGTGGSSPNSSSLQSSSGSSNSSSTQPTPVPLSAISHFGTAPSPLTIAHQGQFPVVTISFNVATGYSLGQAVEAVEKAQERLHMPASVQADFQGTAAAYKGIGSNEAILILAALLAVYIVLGVLYESFVHPLTILSTLPSAGVGALLALRLFHQDLGIIAVIGIILLIGIVKKNGIMIVDFALEAERVRGLNSVDAIFEASQLRFRPILMTTLCALFAGIPLAFGSGIGSELRRPLGIAMVGGLLVSQVLTLYTTPVIYVFFDRIAQRFGRRTKPAFDQSVAAEQA, translated from the coding sequence ATGAGTCCATCGCGAATCTTTATTCTTCGGCCTGTAGCGACCGCACTGCTGATGACAGCGATCTTAGTAGTTGGGATCGCGGCGTATTTCACGTTGCCCGTGTCCGCGCTGCCGGAGGCAGACTACCCGACGATCCAGGTACAGACCTTCTATCCCGGTGCAAGCCCCGATGTGATGTCATCTGCGGTGACCGCCCCATTGGAGCGGCAGTTCGGGCAGGTTGCCGGGCTTACGCAGATGACATCCACAAGCTCCGACGGTAGCTCCGTGATCGTCCTGCAGTTCGCGCTGACACTCAATATCGATGTGGCGGAGCAAGAGGTGCAAGCGGCTATCAACGCCGCGCAAGCTTATCTCCCGACAGACCTTCCGGTCCCACCGGTATACAGCAAATCGAATCCGGCCGACGCTCCCGTGTTGACGCTTGCACTTACGTCTTCAACGATTCCGCTTTCCAAAGTGGAAGACCTCGTCGATACACGCCTTGCTCCCAAAATCTCTCAGTTGAGCGGTGTCGGTCTCGTGACGATCAGCGGAGGCCAGAAGCCAGCGGTCCGCATCCAGACGAATCCAGTGGCGCTTGCTTCTTACGGGCTTAACCTCGAAGATCTGCGGAACGCACTGACTGCCACTACGGTCAACTCCGCAAAGGGCAGCTTCGATGGGCAGTCGCAGGCATTTCAGATCAATGCGAACGATCAGCTCCTCTCCAGCGCCGGTTATCGGGATGTGCTCGTGGCCTATAAAAACGGTGCCCCCGTGATGCTCACCGATGTCGCAAAGATCAGCGATGGCGTGGAAAACGAGAAGCTCGCCGCGTGGATGAATCAAACGCCCGCAATCCTCCTGAACATTCAACGGCAGCCGGGAGCGAACACCATCGCCGTGGTGGATGAGGTGGAAAAACTTCTGCCCAAGCTCCAGGCGACGCTTCCCTCGGCCGTGAACGTAAAGATTCTGACCGATCGCACGACTACGATCCGTGCGTCGGTCAAGGACGTCCAGTTTGAGCTCATGCTCACCATTGCGCTTGTTGTGATGGTCATCTTTATCTTTCTCAGAAACTTTGCAGCCACCATCATCCCCAGTGTTGCCGTGCCGCTGTCGTTGGTCGGAACGTTGGCCGTGATGCACTTTCTGGGCTATAGCATCAACAATCTCACCATGATGGCGTTCACCATCTCGACAGGGTTCGTGGTGGATGATGCCATCGTCATGATCGAAAACATCTCGCGTTTTCTCGAAGAGGGCATGAATCCGATGGAGGCGGCACTCAAGGGCGCTGAGCAAATTGGATTCACGATCATCTCTTTGACGATTTCGCTCATCGCGGTGCTCATTCCGCTGCTGTTCCTGGGCGAAGTGGTGGGTCGTCTCTTCCGGGAGTTTGCAGTGACTCTTGCGGTGACCGTTTTGATCTCCGCTGTAGTTTCCTTGACGCTCACTCCCATGATGAGTTCGCGTATTCTGCGGCATAAAGCAGAGTCCGAACAGAACGGCTTCTACCGCTGGACCGAAGGTATCTTCAAGCGCATCATCGCGGCTTACGGACGCAGTCTACAGTGGGTGCTGAGACACGAGACACCCGCGCTTCTGGTCGCGCTGGCCACACTCCTGCTCACCGTCTTCCAGTACATCGAGATCCCGAAGGGGTTCTTTCCGACCCAGGACACGGGCATTATTCAAGCCGTATCGCAGGCCCCGGAGTCGATCTCATTTGCGGCAATGTCTCGCAAGCAGCAAGAGCTATCCACAGAGATTCTGAAAGATCCTGCGGTGGAAAGTATCTCTTCGTTCATTGGAGCCGACGGAATCAACACAACATTGAACAGTGGCCGCATTCAAATCAATCTGAAGCCACAGCAGACACGACACATCAGTGCGACAGACGTTATACAGCGCTTACAAAAAAGATTGCGGAACGTGCAGGGGATTCAGGTGTACATGCAACCGGTACAGGATCTGACCGTGGACGACCGTGTGAGCCGAACCGAATATCAGTACACGCTTGAAGATCCGGACACTCTGGAGTTGAACCAATGGACTTCCAGGCTGGTCACAGAACTTCACAAGTTGCCGCAGATCACCGATGTGGCTACCGACCAGCAGACAAATGGAGTGAGCGCGAACCTCACCATTGACAGGGCGACCGCGTCCCGTCTGAACATCACACCGGACCAGATCGATTCCACACTTTACGATGCCTTCGGACAGCGGCAGATCAGCACTCTTTACACGCAGTCAAATCAGTACCACGTCATCCTCGAAACCCTGCCCCAGTTTCAGCAGAGCCCCGGCAAGCTCAACGACATCTACATACAGGGCTCAACGTCCTCGTCCAGTTCTTCGGCGCAGAGTACGTCAGGGCGCACGTCGTCCGGCTCAAACGGTACGCCGACAACGCTTACGCCTTCCTCCAACGAGAGCTTAGCTTCGACCACGCCGACGAGTGTTTTGGCCTCGAGTTCGTCCGGTTCAAATGGCTCTTCGGGAAATATGGCTTCGAGCGGCCAGGGCACCGGGGGCAGCTCTCCAAATTCATCGAGTTTGCAGAGTAGTTCGGGCTCATCGAACTCCTCCTCCACACAGCCGACACCCGTGCCACTGAGCGCTATCAGCCACTTCGGGACAGCGCCGTCGCCGCTGACAATTGCCCATCAAGGCCAGTTCCCGGTGGTCACCATATCGTTCAATGTGGCAACAGGTTACTCGCTTGGCCAGGCCGTCGAAGCAGTGGAGAAGGCACAAGAACGATTGCACATGCCCGCGAGCGTGCAGGCTGACTTTCAGGGGACAGCCGCCGCTTATAAGGGCATCGGCTCCAACGAGGCTATCTTGATCCTCGCTGCGCTACTGGCCGTGTATATCGTGCTTGGAGTACTTTACGAAAGCTTCGTTCATCCCCTCACGATCTTATCGACGCTGCCTTCCGCGGGTGTCGGGGCTTTGTTAGCGCTTCGGCTTTTCCATCAGGACCTCGGGATCATCGCCGTCATCGGGATCATTCTTCTGATCGGAATCGTCAAGAAGAACGGAATCATGATCGTCGACTTTGCGCTCGAAGCAGAACGGGTCCGCGGACTGAACTCTGTGGACGCTATTTTCGAGGCGTCGCAGCTTCGGTTCCGGCCGATCCTGATGACGACTCTATGCGCGCTCTTTGCAGGAATTCCGCTTGCTTTCGGTTCCGGGATCGGATCAGAGTTACGCCGCCCACTCGGCATCGCGATGGTGGGCGGCCTGCTCGTCAGTCAGGTGCTTACGCTTTACACCACGCCTGTGATCTATGTCTTCTTCGATCGCATTGCGCAACGATTCGGTCGCCGCACCAAACCCGCGTTTGACCAGTCAGTAGCAGCGGAGCAGGCATGA
- a CDS encoding efflux RND transporter permease subunit: MNISSPFIQRPVATTLLAIAMAIAGAIAFEELPVASLPQVDFATITVAATLPGASPEVMASSVATPLERQFGHIAGVAQMTSSSTLGITSVTLQFDLSRDVDGAARDVEAAINAARTYLPANLPSNPTYRKINSAVAPMMVLSLTSDVYDTGTLYDTASSIIEQKISQLQGVGQVQVVGSSLPAVRIELNPTQLNSYGIGPQNVAQTISVQNSNRPKGQISDQYTTADIKANDQISKAKDYAPLVIGSSKGKVVHLSDVANVYDSVQTLRSAGYVNGKPSVILLVYRLPNANVIETSDRVKKELPSIRASIPTGDQLGIVNDLTTTIRASVNDVERTLVLSIVLVIAVVFVFLRSPRATLIPGVAVTVSLIGTFAVMYFCGYTLDNLSLMALTVSTGFVVDDAIVVMENITRLIELGVSPMRAAFDGAKEVGFTVISMSLSLTAVFVPILFMGGLPGRLFHEFAVTLSASIAISMVVSLTLTPTMCAYILKPHNSERHGRLYRFSERAFDGLLAFYRRTLVWALRHPALIALTLLVTLALNVVLAVRVPKGLFPLQDTGTIFGGFQGSQDASFQSMNRSLLAIQSVISADPAVSKVAGFTGGQGGPGGGASNTGFAFVSLKPLAERKISAGEVVDRLRPKLAALTGASTFLQAAQDISVGGRQSNAQYQYQLSADSVETLSQWAPVLYHQMLKMPQIKDVTTDQQNGGLQMLLNYDRATAARLGITPQLIDNSLYYEFGESQVSTIYTSLNQYYVVMEAAPHLLTSPSALNSTNVHSTGKGSAPLSTFAHMQASTSPLSVNHSSFFPSATISFNLAPGVSLGEVTKLITDMQQRAGTPTTITSQFAGTAQAFQSSLATEPFLILAAIVAIYIVLGILYESLIHPVTILTTLPSASVGAMFALQFFKSELDVISLIGILLLIGIVKKNAILMIDFALQAERLEGKSTEDSIFEACLLRFRPILMTTLAALFGALPLAFGRGVGSELRRPLGIAIVGGLIFSQALTLYTTPIIYLYFNRVSQWFKRRRGTTTNLTSGATA, encoded by the coding sequence ATGAACATCTCTTCTCCATTTATCCAAAGGCCCGTCGCGACGACGCTCCTCGCCATAGCCATGGCCATCGCGGGAGCGATCGCCTTCGAAGAGCTTCCTGTTGCCTCGTTGCCCCAGGTCGACTTTGCCACGATTACGGTGGCCGCGACGCTGCCCGGCGCCAGCCCCGAGGTAATGGCTTCTTCAGTGGCAACTCCACTCGAACGCCAGTTCGGACATATCGCCGGTGTCGCTCAGATGACCTCCTCAAGCACTCTTGGCATCACCTCCGTCACGCTGCAGTTCGACTTGAGCCGTGATGTCGATGGCGCTGCCAGGGACGTTGAGGCGGCGATCAATGCCGCTCGGACCTATCTGCCGGCGAACCTGCCCTCAAACCCAACGTACAGGAAGATCAACTCCGCTGTTGCGCCCATGATGGTGCTGAGCCTCACGTCTGATGTCTATGACACAGGAACTCTCTACGATACGGCCTCATCGATCATCGAGCAGAAAATTTCGCAGTTGCAGGGCGTCGGGCAGGTGCAGGTGGTCGGCAGCTCGCTGCCTGCTGTACGAATCGAGTTGAACCCGACCCAGCTCAATAGCTATGGCATCGGCCCACAGAACGTCGCACAAACAATCTCGGTACAGAACTCCAACCGTCCCAAGGGACAGATCAGCGACCAGTACACAACTGCGGACATCAAGGCCAACGATCAGATCTCGAAGGCGAAAGACTATGCTCCGTTAGTCATCGGTTCGAGTAAAGGGAAAGTAGTTCATCTCAGCGATGTAGCCAACGTTTATGACTCGGTGCAAACGCTGCGGTCGGCAGGCTACGTCAATGGGAAACCGAGTGTCATTTTGCTGGTCTATCGGCTACCCAACGCCAACGTGATCGAGACATCTGACCGCGTCAAAAAGGAACTGCCGTCCATACGCGCCTCCATCCCAACCGGCGACCAGCTGGGTATCGTGAACGATCTCACGACGACGATTCGCGCGTCTGTCAACGATGTGGAAAGAACACTCGTGCTCTCGATCGTGCTGGTGATTGCTGTCGTCTTCGTCTTTCTGCGAAGCCCGCGTGCGACGCTCATTCCTGGTGTTGCCGTTACCGTCTCGCTCATCGGCACATTCGCCGTCATGTATTTTTGCGGCTATACGCTTGATAACCTGTCGTTGATGGCGCTAACAGTCTCGACGGGGTTTGTCGTCGATGACGCGATCGTCGTAATGGAAAACATTACGCGGCTCATCGAATTAGGCGTTTCGCCCATGCGGGCGGCTTTTGATGGAGCAAAGGAGGTTGGCTTTACAGTGATTTCGATGAGCCTATCGCTCACTGCAGTCTTTGTCCCAATCCTCTTCATGGGTGGTCTTCCAGGACGGCTCTTTCATGAATTCGCCGTGACGCTTTCGGCGTCGATCGCCATCTCCATGGTCGTTTCGCTTACGCTGACGCCAACGATGTGCGCCTATATCCTTAAACCTCACAACAGTGAACGGCATGGTCGTCTCTATCGATTCAGCGAACGCGCTTTTGACGGTTTACTCGCGTTCTACCGTCGCACTCTGGTGTGGGCGCTTCGCCATCCCGCGCTGATCGCGCTCACTCTTCTGGTTACTCTTGCGCTCAATGTTGTGCTTGCTGTTCGAGTGCCGAAAGGACTGTTCCCGCTACAGGATACTGGGACCATCTTCGGCGGTTTTCAAGGATCTCAGGACGCATCCTTCCAGTCGATGAATCGCTCTCTCCTGGCGATCCAATCCGTCATCAGCGCAGATCCTGCGGTCAGCAAGGTCGCAGGCTTCACAGGCGGACAAGGTGGACCGGGCGGGGGCGCGAGCAACACGGGATTTGCATTCGTCAGCCTAAAGCCTCTAGCCGAACGAAAGATTAGCGCGGGTGAGGTGGTCGACCGCCTGCGCCCTAAACTCGCCGCGCTTACCGGGGCTTCGACATTCCTTCAGGCTGCGCAGGACATCAGTGTCGGCGGCAGGCAGAGCAACGCACAGTATCAATATCAGCTATCGGCAGACTCTGTAGAGACTCTCAGCCAATGGGCACCTGTCCTCTATCACCAAATGCTGAAGATGCCGCAGATCAAGGACGTTACGACCGACCAGCAGAATGGCGGCCTGCAGATGCTGCTCAACTATGACCGCGCCACAGCCGCCCGACTCGGCATAACTCCGCAACTGATCGACAATTCCCTTTACTACGAGTTCGGCGAGTCGCAAGTCTCGACCATCTACACCTCACTAAACCAGTATTACGTAGTGATGGAAGCTGCTCCGCATCTGCTCACTTCGCCTTCCGCATTGAACTCAACCAATGTTCACTCCACAGGCAAGGGTTCGGCCCCTCTGAGCACGTTTGCGCACATGCAAGCTTCTACGTCGCCGCTGTCAGTCAATCACTCCTCTTTCTTCCCGTCAGCCACCATATCGTTCAATCTTGCTCCCGGTGTCTCGCTTGGGGAGGTCACGAAATTGATCACCGATATGCAACAGCGGGCAGGCACACCGACAACAATCACGAGCCAATTTGCGGGCACCGCACAGGCCTTCCAAAGTTCACTCGCCACGGAGCCGTTTCTCATTCTTGCGGCCATCGTTGCCATTTATATCGTGCTTGGCATTCTCTACGAAAGCCTCATTCATCCCGTCACGATTCTCACAACGCTTCCGTCGGCGAGCGTCGGCGCAATGTTCGCTTTGCAGTTCTTCAAGAGCGAGCTCGATGTCATCTCCCTCATTGGAATATTGCTGCTCATCGGCATTGTAAAAAAGAATGCCATCCTGATGATCGATTTTGCGCTGCAGGCGGAACGGCTGGAGGGCAAGAGCACAGAGGATTCCATCTTCGAGGCCTGCCTACTGCGCTTCCGCCCCATTTTGATGACGACGTTGGCCGCACTCTTCGGAGCGCTGCCACTCGCCTTTGGTCGCGGCGTGGGCTCGGAGCTTCGCCGTCCGCTGGGAATTGCCATTGTTGGCGGTCTTATCTTCAGCCAGGCGCTCACACTCTACACCACGCCAATCATCTACCTGTATTTCAACCGAGTTAGTCAGTGGTTCAAACGTCGTCGCGGTACGACAACGAACCTCACGAGCGGCGCAACAGCCTAG
- a CDS encoding efflux transporter outer membrane subunit — protein MKRFRPLPITRKSILLCFACLPLLQGCMVGPKYVRPTVQAPPAFKETTDQTAPDGTTWTTAKPQDTTLRGKWWEIYQKPELNGLEDKLNDSNQNIAQAFHNLMAARAQVREARSSYSPTVSTTPSYTRSRTSANVVGQAPANTNLNSNNFDLPFDVSWEPDVWGRVRNTVKEYANAAQVSAADLANEKLTEQANLAEYYFELRGQDQLIELYKQTIETYQKSLELTRVLGRTGIDSDQAVAQAELNLKTAQAAATNLGVARAQYEHAIALLIGQPASSFSMPMHPLTTAVPGIPLGVPSQLLQRRPDIAAAERTMSQANALIGVETAAFYPSFSISFEGGLESSNVKNWFTWPSRFFSLGPSASQTLFDAGLRRNTVAQYKAQYDADVASYRQTVLTAFQQTEDSLASERILAKQLQQEQEVIAAAQRYYDLSVVRYRTGVDTYLNVFTAQNTLLADQQTQVNLRVQQMTSSVQLIEALGGGWDTTQLPTEKEVAAKK, from the coding sequence ATGAAACGCTTCAGACCTCTTCCCATCACTCGCAAATCCATCCTTTTGTGCTTTGCTTGTCTGCCACTGCTGCAAGGCTGCATGGTAGGACCCAAGTACGTAAGGCCCACCGTTCAGGCTCCGCCTGCGTTCAAGGAGACGACAGACCAGACCGCTCCCGACGGTACGACATGGACTACAGCGAAGCCGCAGGACACGACGTTGCGCGGCAAATGGTGGGAAATCTATCAGAAGCCAGAACTGAACGGTCTTGAAGACAAGCTGAACGACTCGAACCAAAACATCGCTCAGGCGTTCCACAACCTTATGGCCGCACGCGCCCAAGTCCGCGAAGCCCGATCTAGTTATTCGCCGACCGTCTCTACAACGCCTTCCTACACCCGGTCACGGACCTCCGCGAACGTCGTCGGCCAGGCTCCAGCAAATACGAACCTCAACAGCAACAACTTCGATCTGCCCTTCGATGTCTCTTGGGAGCCGGACGTTTGGGGACGCGTTCGCAACACCGTCAAAGAGTACGCAAATGCCGCCCAGGTAAGCGCGGCTGATCTCGCGAATGAAAAGCTGACAGAACAAGCCAATCTGGCCGAGTACTACTTCGAGCTTCGCGGTCAGGATCAGCTCATAGAACTCTACAAACAGACGATTGAAACATACCAGAAGAGTCTTGAATTGACACGCGTACTTGGCAGGACTGGTATAGACAGCGATCAGGCCGTCGCGCAAGCTGAGCTGAACCTGAAAACAGCACAAGCCGCAGCCACCAATTTGGGCGTCGCCCGCGCGCAATACGAACACGCGATCGCGCTGCTGATCGGCCAACCTGCATCATCTTTCTCTATGCCAATGCACCCGCTGACGACAGCGGTTCCGGGAATACCGCTTGGTGTGCCTTCACAACTGCTACAGCGTCGTCCTGACATTGCGGCAGCCGAGCGCACGATGTCTCAGGCCAATGCCCTTATCGGTGTCGAAACTGCCGCTTTTTATCCCAGCTTCAGCATCTCATTTGAGGGTGGCCTTGAGAGCTCGAACGTCAAGAATTGGTTCACCTGGCCCAGCCGCTTCTTCTCCCTCGGGCCATCGGCGTCGCAGACGCTCTTCGATGCAGGCCTCCGCCGCAATACGGTCGCACAGTACAAGGCACAGTACGACGCAGATGTTGCCAGTTATCGGCAGACCGTACTCACCGCATTTCAGCAGACCGAAGACTCGCTTGCGTCAGAACGCATCCTTGCTAAGCAGTTGCAGCAAGAGCAGGAAGTGATTGCGGCGGCACAGCGCTATTATGATCTGTCTGTAGTCCGCTATCGCACTGGAGTCGACACCTATCTGAACGTATTTACGGCCCAAAATACGCTGCTAGCCGACCAGCAGACACAGGTCAACTTGCGAGTACAGCAAATGACAAGCAGTGTTCAGCTTATCGAGGCGCTCGGTGGCGGATGGGACACAACGCAGCTCCCAACGGAAAAGGAAGTGGCTGCAAAGAAGTAA